The following proteins are encoded in a genomic region of Rhizobium sp. CCGE531:
- a CDS encoding glucoamylase family protein — translation MTSQNLSTVTPRDSEAKQIDHNDAIRATYFSNEQIKECGATFARNGASTKLPGFAPFDFFARHKENEKEILRVYRSANADVDAGESITPAAEWLLDNHYIIEEAIQEVRRDFPKKFYDQLQTITIGGMVMPRTMALAWLYVAHTHSTVSNQGLLALVEGFQSVEMLKIGELWAVPSLVRYILVENLRRISSRVEQSRMTRKKANAAVDELIRLNDDAKVAEFLKTLEPLTSDNTFATQFLYRLRDGSHTSGLAVTWLEKRLTEAGTDAESVMMAEHNRLSSGNVTMGNIIKSLRLIDDTDWSVWVEEVSAVDKLLWDETDYAKLDPGSRNSYRRRIEKLARRSDKTEMEIAQVAMAMTEAAKVSGEGHPHEPNIGDFIMGQQTQKLEKAIGYRPPLSASFVRQWRKLNWLSIAAPVLFLSVLALAIVGYFMLHAGMGWAETILLLLMFSLPASEGATGLFNFFVTMYLTPARLVGYEFKEGIPEEARTLVVVPTLIGNRDSVDELVRNLEVHYLANPRGEVYYALVSDWPDSQEEESERDLEILDYARREVANLAARYDEDGVQRFYLLHRRRLYNPAEGAWMGWERKRGKLHELNMLLRGDRDTTFLPGANIVPKDVQYVMTLDSDTRLVRDTVTKLVGKLHHPINRPVFDAESKRVVRGYGVLQPRVTPSLTTGKDASVFQRVFSVNRGLDPYVFAVSDVYQDLVEEGTFTGKGLYHIDAFEASLKGKIEENAVLSHDLLEGSMARCALVTDCELVEDFPIRYEVEVSRQHRWARGDWQLLPYLFNPKRGVTGLGRWKMMDNLRRSLTPIAWFFASVLGWYFMEPLAALIWQILLIFCLFVAPTLSLINGIIPRTSDIVARAHLYTVWSDIRAANAQVALRIVFIADGACIMADAIGRSLYRAFVSRKLMLQWRTAASAQAAAQTTILGHYRVMWHAPVLALLALGFASLSGDNAFFVGIPFALLWVLSPAIAWYVSQSAETEDRLEVPESVSFELRKIARRTWRYFETFVVEQQNHLPPDNVQQTPNAVVASRTSPTNIGVYLLSVISARHFGWTSFEETIDRMEKTMATVAKLEKFRGHLCNWYHTDTLKPMGARYISAVDSGNFAGHLIAVSSACRIWAEAPSAHMQGNLDGIGDVAGILAETLAELPDDRKTVRPLRRRLEERIVGFQSALAAVKREHEFASIRVINLSVLAQDIQKLAANLDHEVKSTQSGEVLTWSQSLVKVCEGHIADSIFDLANVDSLRQRLAKLRDQMRELAFGMEYAFLYRPERRLLSIGFRVETNELDAACYDLLASEARLTSLFAIAKGDLPTEHWYRLGRQVVPVGSRGALVSWSGSMFEYLMPPLVMQERQGGILNQTNNLVVQEQMNYAKRLGSDIPWGISEAAFNARDHYMHYQYTNFGVPSLGLKRGLGQNAVIAPYASILASQYRPAAALENLQKLRKVGALGVYGFHDAVDFTPTRVPEGKKCAVVYNYYAHHHGMSIAAIANVAFNGRLRELFHADPVIEAAELLLQEKAPRDIPVMAAKHESDQPANIQEDMLRPEIRKIADPATQDRELAFLSNGHYSVMLTATGAGYSRWNGLTVSRWRADPTEDRWGSFIFLRDTASGQWWSATAEPRSIEGEKTKVSFSDEKAEYSKTVGDLTSDVECIVATEHDAEGRRVTLLNMGAEDRFIEVTSYLEPALASDDVDSGHPVFTRMFVRTEIGKSGDVIRAERNKRDFNEPDISIAHLVVDNAGSERPTEFETDRRKFLGRGRTLAEAAAFDPGTTLSGTDGFTMDACLSLRRVVRVPAGKKVSVIFWTIAAPNREEVDKAVERYRNPDTFGIELTQAWTRTQMQMRHVGVTSQQAAAFQKLARYLVYPDMHLRADGATVQAGLHSQSALWPVTISGDFPIFTLRINDDIDLEIAREALMAAEYLRSRGISADLVIVNERAVEQAQDMQRELDKLVEHVRHNQGDGLRQNIFSVRKDQIENETYQEILAASRVIFHARNGKLVDQIARAATLFASAQSDEPAPVNRLTVPAALQETVFAADILEAQDDLDFWNGYGGFSKDGREYVVRLPGGQSTPHPWINVIANERFGFHVPAEGGGFTWSHNSRDYQLTPWTNDMVVNRPGEALYVADLDSNKVMTPYAGLSRNAKVRYEARHGLGYSVFSSEEDGVALELTQTVDRERPVKLFRLRLSNNGAGSRRLRIYNYAEWVLGTNQNKTRPFILSTLDEETGALFANNPYSIDYFKRTAFMAASETHSSFSASRREFIGRHGTIQLPEAVVTAAALSNSADLDGDPCGALAFDVTIAAGEQKEICFYMGDTATVEEARALVSEIRKADFEAVLSAGREFWSGFTGHVKISTPDKAMNNMINAWLPYQSLGCRIMARTAFYQSSGAFGFRDQLQDTLAFLVHRPELARNQILNAAQRQFREGDVQHWWLPGSGAGVRTHISDDVVWLAYAIDQYCTVTGDKSILDEELAFIEGAALMPGTHDAFYQPTVSQDKVSIYEHAALALDLAIKRKGGNGLPLILGGDWNDGMSRVGIQGRGESIWLGWFLAGMLTAFLPYAEARGDKERVKRWSDHLPELRKALETAGWDGGHYRRGYFDDGSPLGSAENFECQIDSIAQSWNILSGEGDKARGEKAMNAVLDKLVDDENRIIRLFTPPFAKSARDPGYIKSYPPGVRENGGQYTHAATWVVMALAEMDRGDDAWHCFDMLNPVNHARDRDQADTYRVEPYVVAADIYGEGQLTGRGGWTWYTGSAGWLYRVAVEGILGIRVKNGRLFVKPALPSNWDGFAADLELPGGSYRISVSKAPDATGYSVTINDRAIAHPEEGHPIGQ, via the coding sequence ATGACATCTCAAAATCTCTCCACCGTTACGCCACGTGATTCTGAAGCCAAGCAGATCGATCACAATGATGCGATCCGCGCCACCTATTTCTCCAACGAGCAGATAAAGGAATGCGGCGCGACCTTTGCCCGCAATGGCGCCAGTACCAAGCTGCCGGGCTTCGCGCCCTTCGATTTCTTCGCCCGCCACAAGGAAAACGAGAAAGAGATCCTGCGCGTCTATCGCTCGGCCAATGCCGATGTCGATGCCGGCGAGTCGATCACGCCGGCGGCCGAATGGCTGCTCGACAATCACTACATCATCGAAGAGGCCATTCAGGAAGTCCGCCGCGACTTCCCGAAGAAGTTCTACGATCAGCTGCAGACGATCACCATCGGCGGCATGGTGATGCCGCGCACCATGGCGCTAGCCTGGCTCTATGTCGCTCACACCCACAGCACGGTATCCAATCAGGGCCTGCTGGCGCTGGTGGAAGGCTTCCAGTCGGTGGAGATGCTGAAGATCGGCGAGCTCTGGGCCGTCCCCTCGCTGGTGCGCTACATTCTGGTCGAAAACCTGCGCCGCATTTCGAGCCGCGTCGAGCAGAGCCGCATGACGCGCAAGAAGGCCAATGCCGCCGTCGACGAGCTGATCCGCCTCAATGACGACGCCAAGGTCGCCGAATTCCTGAAGACGCTCGAACCCCTTACCTCGGACAATACCTTCGCCACGCAGTTCCTCTATCGCCTGCGCGACGGCTCGCATACGTCCGGCCTTGCCGTCACTTGGCTTGAGAAGCGGCTCACTGAGGCCGGCACCGACGCAGAAAGCGTCATGATGGCCGAGCACAATCGCCTCTCGTCCGGCAATGTGACGATGGGCAATATCATCAAAAGCCTGCGCCTGATCGACGACACCGACTGGTCCGTCTGGGTCGAGGAGGTCAGCGCCGTCGACAAGCTACTCTGGGACGAGACCGACTACGCCAAGCTCGATCCGGGCTCGCGCAACAGCTATCGCCGCCGCATCGAAAAGCTCGCCCGCCGCTCCGACAAGACCGAGATGGAGATTGCCCAGGTCGCCATGGCGATGACGGAGGCGGCCAAGGTATCGGGCGAGGGGCACCCACATGAGCCGAATATCGGCGATTTCATCATGGGCCAGCAGACGCAGAAGCTAGAGAAGGCGATCGGCTATCGTCCGCCGCTGTCAGCGAGTTTCGTGCGCCAGTGGCGCAAGCTCAACTGGCTGTCCATCGCGGCGCCGGTCCTGTTCTTGAGCGTTCTGGCGCTCGCCATCGTCGGCTACTTCATGCTGCATGCCGGCATGGGCTGGGCCGAGACCATCCTGCTGCTGTTGATGTTCTCGCTGCCGGCATCGGAAGGCGCCACCGGCCTCTTCAACTTCTTCGTCACCATGTATCTGACGCCGGCGCGTCTGGTCGGCTACGAATTCAAGGAAGGCATTCCGGAAGAGGCCCGCACGCTGGTCGTCGTGCCGACGCTGATCGGCAATCGCGACAGCGTCGACGAACTGGTGCGCAATCTCGAAGTTCATTATCTCGCCAACCCGCGCGGCGAAGTCTATTACGCGCTGGTCAGTGACTGGCCCGACAGTCAGGAGGAAGAGAGCGAGCGCGATCTGGAAATCCTCGATTACGCCCGCCGCGAAGTGGCCAATCTTGCGGCGCGCTATGATGAGGACGGCGTACAGCGCTTCTATCTGCTGCACCGCCGCCGTCTCTACAATCCGGCCGAAGGCGCCTGGATGGGCTGGGAGCGCAAGCGCGGCAAGCTGCACGAGCTGAATATGCTGCTGCGCGGCGACCGCGACACCACCTTCCTGCCCGGCGCGAACATCGTGCCGAAGGACGTGCAGTACGTCATGACGCTCGATTCCGATACGCGCCTTGTGCGCGATACGGTCACGAAGCTCGTCGGCAAGCTGCATCACCCGATCAACCGCCCGGTCTTCGACGCCGAGAGCAAGCGCGTCGTGCGCGGCTACGGCGTGCTGCAGCCGCGCGTCACCCCGTCGTTGACGACGGGCAAGGACGCGTCGGTGTTCCAGCGCGTCTTCTCGGTCAATCGCGGTCTCGATCCTTACGTCTTCGCCGTTTCCGACGTCTACCAGGATCTGGTCGAAGAAGGCACGTTCACCGGCAAGGGCCTCTATCACATCGATGCGTTCGAGGCGTCGCTGAAGGGCAAGATCGAGGAGAACGCCGTTCTCAGCCACGACCTGCTCGAAGGTTCGATGGCGCGCTGCGCATTGGTCACCGACTGCGAACTCGTCGAGGATTTCCCGATCCGCTATGAAGTGGAAGTCTCGCGCCAGCATCGCTGGGCTCGCGGCGATTGGCAGCTCCTCCCGTATCTCTTCAATCCGAAGCGCGGCGTCACCGGCCTCGGCCGCTGGAAGATGATGGACAATCTGCGCCGATCGCTGACGCCGATCGCCTGGTTCTTCGCTTCCGTTCTCGGATGGTACTTCATGGAGCCGCTGGCGGCGCTCATCTGGCAGATCCTGCTGATCTTCTGCCTGTTCGTCGCCCCGACGCTGTCGCTCATCAACGGCATCATCCCGCGCACCAGCGATATCGTCGCGCGGGCCCATCTCTATACGGTCTGGTCGGATATCCGCGCCGCCAATGCCCAGGTCGCGCTGCGTATCGTCTTCATCGCCGACGGCGCCTGCATCATGGCCGATGCCATCGGCCGTTCGCTCTACCGCGCCTTCGTCAGCCGCAAGCTGATGCTGCAATGGCGAACCGCCGCAAGCGCCCAGGCCGCGGCACAGACGACGATCCTCGGCCACTACCGCGTCATGTGGCATGCGCCCGTGCTGGCGCTGCTGGCACTCGGCTTTGCCTCGCTCTCCGGCGACAACGCCTTCTTTGTCGGCATTCCCTTTGCGCTGCTCTGGGTCCTGTCGCCGGCGATCGCCTGGTATGTCAGCCAGTCGGCCGAGACCGAAGACAGGCTCGAGGTGCCGGAAAGCGTTTCCTTCGAGCTGCGCAAGATCGCCCGTCGCACCTGGCGCTATTTCGAAACCTTCGTCGTCGAACAGCAGAACCATCTGCCGCCCGACAACGTGCAGCAGACCCCGAATGCCGTCGTGGCGTCGCGCACCTCGCCGACCAATATCGGCGTCTACCTGTTGTCGGTCATCTCCGCGCGTCATTTCGGCTGGACGTCCTTCGAGGAAACCATCGATCGCATGGAAAAGACCATGGCGACCGTGGCGAAGCTCGAAAAGTTCCGTGGGCACCTGTGCAACTGGTATCACACGGATACGCTGAAGCCGATGGGCGCGCGCTACATCTCGGCTGTCGACAGCGGCAATTTCGCCGGACACCTGATTGCGGTTTCCTCCGCCTGCCGCATCTGGGCGGAAGCACCCTCCGCGCATATGCAGGGCAATCTCGACGGTATCGGCGACGTTGCCGGCATTCTCGCCGAAACGCTTGCCGAGCTTCCCGATGACCGCAAGACGGTGCGCCCGCTGCGCCGCCGGCTGGAAGAGCGCATCGTCGGCTTCCAGAGCGCCCTTGCCGCCGTCAAGCGCGAGCACGAGTTCGCCTCCATCCGCGTCATCAACCTTTCGGTTCTGGCGCAGGATATCCAGAAGCTTGCGGCAAACCTCGACCATGAGGTCAAGTCCACGCAGAGCGGCGAAGTGCTGACCTGGTCGCAATCGCTGGTCAAGGTCTGCGAGGGCCATATCGCCGACAGCATCTTCGATCTCGCCAATGTGGATTCGCTGCGCCAGCGCCTGGCGAAGTTGCGCGACCAGATGCGCGAACTCGCCTTCGGCATGGAATACGCGTTCCTCTATCGCCCGGAGCGGCGCCTGCTTTCCATCGGCTTCCGCGTCGAAACCAATGAGCTCGATGCAGCCTGCTACGACCTGCTCGCCTCCGAAGCCCGCCTCACCAGCCTTTTCGCCATCGCCAAGGGCGACCTGCCGACCGAGCACTGGTATCGCCTCGGCCGCCAGGTTGTGCCCGTAGGCTCGCGCGGTGCACTGGTTTCCTGGTCCGGCTCGATGTTCGAATATCTGATGCCGCCGCTAGTCATGCAGGAGCGCCAGGGCGGTATCCTCAACCAGACGAACAATCTGGTCGTGCAGGAGCAGATGAACTACGCCAAGCGCCTTGGCTCCGATATTCCCTGGGGCATTTCGGAAGCGGCCTTCAATGCCCGCGACCATTATATGCACTACCAGTACACCAATTTCGGCGTGCCTTCCCTCGGCCTCAAGCGCGGTCTCGGCCAGAACGCCGTCATCGCGCCCTATGCCTCGATCCTGGCCAGCCAGTATCGTCCGGCGGCGGCGCTCGAAAATCTGCAGAAGTTGCGCAAGGTGGGCGCGCTCGGCGTCTACGGCTTCCACGATGCCGTCGATTTCACGCCGACCCGCGTTCCCGAAGGCAAGAAGTGCGCGGTGGTCTACAATTACTATGCCCACCATCACGGCATGTCGATCGCCGCGATCGCCAACGTCGCCTTCAATGGCCGCCTGCGCGAACTCTTCCATGCCGATCCGGTGATCGAAGCGGCCGAACTGCTGCTGCAGGAAAAGGCGCCGCGCGATATTCCGGTCATGGCCGCCAAGCATGAGAGCGACCAGCCGGCGAATATCCAGGAAGACATGCTGCGTCCGGAAATCCGCAAGATCGCCGATCCGGCCACGCAGGATCGCGAACTCGCTTTCCTCTCCAACGGCCATTATTCGGTCATGCTGACCGCGACCGGCGCCGGCTATTCGCGCTGGAACGGCCTGACGGTGTCGCGTTGGCGCGCCGATCCGACGGAAGACCGTTGGGGCAGCTTCATCTTCCTGCGCGACACCGCCTCCGGCCAGTGGTGGTCGGCGACCGCGGAGCCGCGCAGCATCGAGGGCGAGAAGACCAAGGTCTCGTTCAGCGATGAAAAGGCCGAATACAGCAAGACGGTCGGCGATCTCACCAGCGACGTCGAATGCATCGTCGCGACTGAACACGATGCCGAAGGCCGTCGCGTGACGCTGCTCAACATGGGCGCGGAGGACCGCTTCATCGAAGTGACCTCCTATCTCGAGCCGGCACTTGCCAGCGACGACGTCGATTCCGGTCACCCGGTCTTTACGCGCATGTTCGTGCGCACCGAGATCGGCAAGAGCGGCGACGTGATCCGCGCCGAGCGCAACAAGCGCGACTTCAACGAGCCGGATATATCGATCGCCCATCTGGTCGTCGACAATGCCGGATCGGAACGTCCGACCGAATTCGAAACGGATCGCCGCAAGTTCCTCGGTCGCGGCCGCACGCTTGCGGAAGCCGCCGCTTTCGATCCGGGCACGACTCTCTCCGGCACCGACGGCTTCACCATGGATGCCTGCCTGTCGCTTCGTCGCGTCGTGCGCGTGCCCGCGGGCAAGAAGGTCAGCGTGATCTTCTGGACCATCGCCGCGCCGAACCGCGAAGAGGTCGACAAGGCCGTCGAGCGCTACCGCAATCCCGATACGTTCGGCATCGAACTCACGCAGGCATGGACGCGCACGCAAATGCAGATGCGCCATGTCGGCGTCACCTCGCAGCAGGCGGCAGCCTTCCAGAAGCTCGCGCGCTATCTGGTCTATCCGGACATGCACCTGCGCGCCGACGGCGCCACCGTGCAGGCCGGCCTGCATTCGCAGTCCGCACTCTGGCCGGTGACGATCTCGGGCGATTTCCCGATCTTCACCTTGCGCATCAATGACGATATCGACCTCGAAATCGCCAGGGAAGCACTGATGGCGGCGGAATATCTGCGCTCGCGCGGCATCAGCGCCGATCTGGTGATCGTCAACGAACGCGCTGTCGAGCAGGCTCAGGACATGCAGCGCGAGCTGGACAAGCTCGTCGAGCATGTGCGTCACAATCAGGGCGACGGCCTCCGGCAGAACATCTTCTCGGTTCGCAAGGACCAGATCGAAAACGAGACCTACCAGGAGATCCTTGCCGCATCGCGGGTGATCTTCCATGCCCGCAACGGCAAGCTCGTCGACCAGATCGCCCGCGCGGCGACGCTGTTTGCCTCGGCGCAGTCCGATGAGCCGGCGCCGGTCAACCGCCTTACCGTGCCGGCAGCGCTACAGGAGACGGTCTTTGCGGCCGACATCCTGGAGGCGCAGGACGATCTCGATTTCTGGAACGGCTATGGCGGCTTCTCCAAGGACGGCCGCGAATATGTGGTTCGTCTGCCCGGTGGCCAGTCGACGCCGCATCCGTGGATCAACGTCATTGCGAACGAGCGTTTCGGCTTCCATGTTCCCGCCGAAGGCGGCGGCTTCACCTGGAGCCACAATTCGCGCGACTACCAGCTGACGCCCTGGACCAACGACATGGTCGTCAACCGTCCGGGCGAGGCGCTCTATGTGGCCGATCTCGACAGCAACAAGGTCATGACGCCCTATGCCGGCCTGTCGCGCAATGCGAAGGTCCGCTATGAGGCCCGCCATGGTCTCGGCTATTCCGTCTTCTCGAGCGAGGAGGATGGCGTGGCGCTGGAGCTGACGCAGACGGTCGATCGCGAGCGTCCGGTCAAGCTCTTCCGCCTGCGGCTCAGCAACAACGGCGCCGGCAGCCGGCGTTTGCGGATCTACAATTATGCGGAATGGGTGCTCGGCACCAATCAGAACAAGACCAGGCCCTTCATCCTGTCGACGCTGGATGAGGAGACGGGGGCGCTGTTTGCCAATAATCCCTACAGCATCGATTACTTCAAGCGGACCGCCTTCATGGCGGCGAGCGAGACGCATTCGAGCTTCTCGGCAAGCCGCCGCGAATTCATCGGCCGCCATGGCACCATCCAGTTGCCGGAAGCCGTCGTTACGGCCGCCGCGCTCTCCAACTCGGCGGATCTCGATGGCGACCCCTGCGGCGCTCTGGCCTTCGATGTGACGATCGCTGCCGGCGAGCAGAAGGAAATCTGCTTCTACATGGGCGATACGGCCACCGTCGAAGAAGCCCGCGCGCTGGTTTCGGAGATCCGCAAGGCAGATTTCGAGGCCGTGCTTTCGGCAGGCCGGGAGTTCTGGAGCGGCTTCACCGGCCATGTGAAGATCTCGACGCCGGACAAGGCGATGAACAACATGATCAACGCCTGGCTGCCTTATCAGAGCCTGGGCTGCCGCATCATGGCGCGTACGGCCTTCTACCAGTCGTCGGGCGCCTTCGGCTTCCGCGACCAGCTGCAGGATACGCTGGCATTCCTGGTGCATAGACCGGAGCTTGCCCGCAACCAGATCCTCAATGCAGCCCAGCGTCAGTTCCGCGAGGGCGACGTGCAGCATTGGTGGCTGCCGGGCAGCGGCGCCGGCGTGCGCACGCATATTTCCGACGACGTCGTCTGGCTCGCCTATGCCATCGACCAGTACTGCACCGTGACGGGCGACAAGTCGATCCTCGACGAGGAGCTTGCCTTCATCGAGGGTGCCGCTCTGATGCCCGGCACGCACGACGCCTTCTATCAACCCACCGTGTCGCAGGACAAAGTCAGCATCTACGAACATGCCGCCCTTGCTCTCGACCTTGCGATCAAGCGCAAGGGCGGCAACGGCCTACCGCTGATCCTCGGCGGCGACTGGAACGACGGCATGAGCCGCGTCGGCATCCAGGGCCGCGGCGAAAGCATCTGGCTCGGCTGGTTCCTGGCCGGCATGCTCACCGCCTTCCTGCCCTATGCCGAAGCACGCGGCGACAAGGAGCGTGTCAAGCGCTGGTCCGATCACCTGCCGGAACTGCGCAAGGCGTTGGAGACGGCAGGCTGGGACGGCGGTCATTACCGCCGCGGCTATTTCGACGACGGCAGCCCGCTCGGCTCTGCCGAGAATTTCGAGTGCCAGATCGATTCGATCGCGCAGTCTTGGAACATTCTCTCCGGCGAAGGCGACAAGGCGCGTGGCGAGAAGGCGATGAATGCCGTCCTCGACAAGCTGGTGGACGACGAAAACCGCATCATCCGGCTGTTCACTCCACCCTTTGCCAAGTCGGCGCGCGATCCGGGCTACATCAAGTCCTATCCGCCTGGTGTGCGTGAGAATGGCGGCCAGTATACCCATGCCGCGACCTGGGTCGTCATGGCGTTGGCGGAGATGGATCGTGGCGACGATGCCTGGCATTGCTTCGACATGCTCAACCCGGTCAACCATGCACGCGATCGTGATCAGGCCGATACCTATCGTGTAGAGCCCTATGTGGTCGCGGCTGATATCTACGGTGAAGGACAATTGACCGGCCGTGGTGGCTGGACCTGGTACACAGGGTCCGCCGGCTGGCTGTATCGTGTCGCTGTCGAAGGCATTCTCGGTATCCGCGTGAAAAACGGCCGACTTTTCGTCAAGCCGGCGCTGCCTTCGAACTGGGACGGCTTTGCGGCGGATCTCGAGCTGCCGGGCGGAAGTTACCGTATTTCCGTCTCAAAAGCGCCCGATGCGACCGGATACTCGGTCACCATCAATGACAGGGCGATCGCCCATCCCGAAGAGGGCCATCCGATCGGACAGTAG
- a CDS encoding ABC transporter ATP-binding protein, whose protein sequence is MTTLLTVDNLRVRYPTRTGVIEAVRGVSFTLGRERLGIVGESGSGKSQTGRAIMGLTSPHALVSADRLDFSGIDLLSASARARRSLRGKRIAMVLQDPKYSLDPVMTIGRQIAETLRTHEKVSKAEARDRAMAMLEAVQIRDPGRVYDLHPHEVSGGMGQRVMIAMMLIAGPELLIADEPTSALDVTVQLDVLGIMDKLVSERGMGLIFVSHDLRLVSSFCDRVIVMYAGKVVEELKASELNNAQHPYTRGLLNCMPVIGENRHPLPVLDRKPEWAA, encoded by the coding sequence ATGACGACACTTTTGACCGTCGACAACCTCAGGGTTCGCTATCCGACACGCACGGGCGTCATCGAAGCCGTGCGCGGCGTGTCGTTCACGCTCGGCCGCGAAAGGCTAGGCATTGTCGGCGAAAGCGGTTCCGGCAAGTCGCAGACCGGCCGCGCCATCATGGGGCTGACGTCGCCGCACGCGCTCGTCAGCGCCGACAGGCTTGACTTCAGCGGCATCGACCTGCTATCGGCCTCGGCCAGGGCGCGCCGGTCGCTGCGCGGCAAGCGCATCGCCATGGTGCTGCAGGACCCGAAATACTCGCTCGATCCCGTCATGACCATCGGCCGGCAGATCGCCGAGACGCTGCGCACGCATGAGAAGGTCAGCAAGGCCGAGGCGCGAGACCGTGCCATGGCCATGCTGGAAGCCGTGCAGATCCGCGATCCCGGCCGTGTCTACGACCTGCATCCGCACGAGGTATCGGGCGGCATGGGCCAGCGCGTCATGATCGCCATGATGCTGATCGCCGGGCCGGAGCTTTTGATCGCAGATGAGCCGACCTCCGCGCTCGACGTCACGGTGCAGCTCGATGTGCTTGGCATCATGGACAAGCTCGTTTCGGAGCGCGGCATGGGGCTGATTTTCGTATCGCACGATCTGCGGCTGGTGTCTTCCTTCTGCGACCGGGTGATCGTCATGTATGCAGGCAAGGTCGTGGAAGAACTCAAGGCTTCCGAATTGAACAATGCCCAGCATCCCTATACGCGCGGCCTGCTGAACTGCATGCCCGTCATCGGCGAAAACCGGCATCCGCTGCCCGTGCTGGATCGCAAGCCGGAGTGGGCGGCATGA
- a CDS encoding ABC transporter ATP-binding protein: protein MMAALAVDGLSVVYDGYYALDAVGVEVKKGESFGLVGESGSGKSTLLRAVAGLAPVTDGTIRVGGEQLKGAKRSKTFYRQVQMVFQDPYGSLHPRQTIDRLLLEPLAIHAIGDSETRIARALDEVGLGSGFRFRYPHQLSGGQRQRVAIARALIVEPSILLLDEPTSALDASVQAEVLNLLEQVRKDRNLTFVMVSHDLGVITHMCERLAVMRNGAVVERLTAKELAAGNVGQDYTRNLMVASKGFVRA, encoded by the coding sequence ATGATGGCGGCACTTGCGGTTGACGGTCTCAGCGTCGTCTATGACGGCTACTATGCGCTCGATGCCGTCGGCGTCGAGGTGAAGAAGGGCGAATCCTTCGGTCTGGTCGGCGAGTCCGGTTCCGGCAAGTCGACGCTGCTGCGCGCCGTTGCGGGCCTTGCGCCCGTCACGGATGGCACCATCCGCGTCGGCGGCGAGCAGCTGAAGGGTGCCAAGCGCAGCAAGACCTTCTATCGCCAGGTGCAGATGGTGTTTCAGGACCCCTACGGTTCCCTGCATCCGCGCCAGACGATCGACCGGCTGCTCCTGGAGCCGCTGGCGATCCACGCAATCGGCGACAGCGAGACGCGCATCGCGAGAGCGCTCGACGAAGTCGGTCTCGGCTCCGGTTTCCGTTTCCGCTATCCGCACCAGCTTTCCGGCGGCCAGCGTCAGCGCGTCGCCATTGCCCGCGCGCTGATCGTCGAGCCTTCCATCCTGTTGCTCGACGAGCCGACCTCGGCCCTTGACGCCTCCGTGCAGGCCGAGGTGCTCAATCTGCTCGAACAGGTGCGCAAGGACCGCAATCTGACATTCGTTATGGTCAGCCATGACCTCGGCGTCATCACCCATATGTGCGAGCGTCTGGCCGTCATGCGCAATGGCGCGGTCGTGGAAAGATTGACCGCGAAGGAGCTGGCGGCAGGCAACGTCGGGCAAGATTACACGCGCAATCTGATGGTCGCCAGCAAGGGGTTCGTCCGCGCCTGA
- a CDS encoding ABC transporter permease has product MTVETTQPSLRDWLLSDRPRSRRQARLGRAYVTWRQFSANRLAVIGLVIIIGLVLVAALADVIAPHSPVIGDLSNAYLKPPGTPGYLLGTDDLGRDILSRLIYGSRWTLYIVVLVAIISAPIGLIIGMVSGYMGGWIDTILMRVTDIFLAFPKLVLALAFAGALGAGIENAIIAIAITSWPPYARLARAETMTVRRSDYIAAVQLMGASPLRIIFRHVMPLCISSVIVRVTLDMAGVILTAAGLGFLGLGAQPPLPEWGVMIASGFKYYLDQWWVAAMPGIAILIVSLGFNLLGDGLRDALDPKESGQ; this is encoded by the coding sequence ATGACTGTTGAGACCACCCAACCCAGTTTGAGGGACTGGCTTCTCTCCGATCGGCCGCGATCGCGCCGGCAGGCGAGACTAGGGCGAGCCTATGTCACATGGCGGCAGTTCTCCGCCAATCGTCTGGCCGTCATCGGGCTCGTCATCATCATCGGGCTCGTGCTCGTGGCGGCGCTCGCCGATGTCATCGCCCCGCATTCGCCCGTCATCGGGGACCTGAGCAACGCCTATCTGAAGCCGCCCGGCACGCCGGGCTATCTTCTCGGCACCGACGATCTCGGGCGCGACATCCTTTCGCGCCTCATCTATGGTTCGCGCTGGACGCTCTACATCGTCGTCCTGGTCGCAATCATCTCGGCGCCGATCGGGCTGATCATCGGCATGGTGTCCGGCTATATGGGCGGCTGGATCGATACGATCCTGATGCGCGTCACCGACATCTTCCTCGCCTTTCCGAAGTTGGTGCTGGCGCTTGCCTTTGCCGGCGCGCTCGGGGCCGGCATCGAGAACGCCATCATCGCCATCGCTATCACCTCCTGGCCGCCCTATGCGCGTCTGGCGCGGGCCGAGACGATGACGGTGCGGCGGTCGGACTATATCGCCGCCGTGCAGCTCATGGGCGCCTCGCCGCTGCGCATCATCTTTCGCCATGTCATGCCGCTCTGCATCTCCTCGGTGATCGTCCGCGTCACGCTCGACATGGCAGGCGTCATCCTGACGGCCGCCGGCCTCGGCTTCTTAGGCCTTGGCGCGCAGCCGCCGTTGCCGGAGTGGGGCGTGATGATCGCGAGCGGTTTCAAATACTATCTCGATCAATGGTGGGTGGCGGCCATGCCCGGCATTGCGATCCTCATCGTCAGCCTCGGCTTCAACCTGCTCGGCGACGGCCTGCGTGACGCGCTCGATCCGAAGGAGAGCGGGCAATGA